CCGGCCAGGGGGCCCAATGGGCGGGAATGGCCGCGGAGTTGTGGGACGCCGAGCCGGTGTTCCGGGACCGTTTGACCGAGTGTGCCGACGCTCTCGCGCCGTACACCGACTGGCCCGTGCTCGACGTCGTACGGGGCCGGGCCGCGGAAGTCGACCCGGAACGGGTCGACGTGGTGCAGCCCGCGCTGTGGGCGGTGATGGTCTCCCTTGCGGAGCTGTGGCGTTCGTACGGTGTCGAACCCGCCGCCGTGGTGGGGCACTCGCAGGGGGAGATCGCCGCGGCCTGTGTCGCGGGCGGCCTGTCCCTGGACGACGGCGCGCGTGTGGTCGCCTTGCGCAGCCGGGCCCTGACCGCGATCGCGGGACACGGCGGGATGGTCTCGCTGGCGACGACGTCGGCCGAGGCCGAGGAACTGGCGACGGACTGGGGCGGGCGTATCTCCCTCGCGGCGGTCAACGGGCCCGCGTCGGTGGTGGTTTCGGGTGACGCGGCCGCGCTGGACGAACTCCTCGCCCGCTGCGAGCGAACCGGACTCTGGGCGCGCCGGATCCCGGTGGACTACGCCTCGCACTCGCCGCACGTGGCAGCGGTACGCGAACAGATCCTTCGCGACCTCGCGCCGATCCGCCCCCGGCCGGGCCGTATCGCCTTCGTGTCGACGCTGACCGGGGCGGTCCATGACACGGCCGGGCTCGACGGCGCGTACTGGTACCGGAACCTCCGGGAACCCGTCCAATTCGAGCCCGCCGTACGGGAGTTGCTCACCCAGGGGTTCGGTGTCCTCGTCGAGACCAGTCCCCACCCGATGCTCACCATGGGCCTGCGGGAGGTCCTGGAGGAGCGCCCCGGACGAGCGGGCGTGGCCGTGGCCTCACTGCGCCGCGAACAGGGCGGAGCCGAACGCTTCCTGACGTCGGTCGCCGAGGCGTATGTGCGCGGTGTCGCCGTCGACTGGTCCCGGGCCTGGTCGGGCCGGGCGCCACGCGTCGTGGACCTGCCGACCTATCCTTTCCAACGCCGCAGGTTCTGGCTCGACGCACCCTCCGGCGCCGGTGATGTGGCCGCGGCGGGCCTCGGCCGTCCGGACCATCCGCTGCTCGGCGCGCGTGTCGAACTCGCCGACTCCACGGAGACCGTTTTCACCGCCCGTTGGTCCCTGGACACGCATCCGTGGCTCGCCGACCACGCCGTCGGCGACACCGTGGTGGCGCCGGGCACCGCCTTCCTGGAACTGGCGGCCCTGGCCGGAGCCGAGACCGGCTGCCCGCACATTCACGAGCTGATCCAGGAAACGCCGCTGGTCCTGGCCGACGGCGGGGCCGTGCGACTCCAGGTGCGGGTCGGTCCTCCGGACGAGGAGGGCACCCGGCCCGTCGGCTTCCACACATGCCCCGAGGACGCGCCCGCCCACGACTCCTGGACATGCCACGCCCGCGGCTCGCTCACCGCCGCGGAGCCCTCGGCGCCGCCCGCGCTCGACGGCACCTGGCCGCCGGTGGGGGCGGTCCCCGTCGATCTGACCGACTTCTACGAACGGCTCGGCGAGATCGGCCTCACCTACGGGCCCGTGTTCCAAGGCCTGCGGACCGCTTGGCGGTTGGGGGACGAGATCTTCGCGGAAGCGGCACTCCCCGACGAGTCGCGTGCCGAGGCGGGCCGCTACCTGGCCCATCCCGCGCTGCTCGACGCGGCCCTGCACTCCTGCCTGCTCCGCGCCCTGGGCGACGACCCCGAGCGGGCGGCGATGCCCTTCGCCTGGAACGACGTCGCCTTCCACGGGGCGTGCGGTCCCGCGGTGCGCGTCCGGGTGTCCGCCGGGGCGTCCAGGGATGTGTCGGTGGTGGTGGCGGACGCCGACGGTACGTGCGCCGTGACCGTACGCTCGCTCGCGGCCCGCCCGGTCTCCGCCGCGCAGTTGCGCGCTGCGGGCGACCACCGCGACTCCTTGTTCCGGGTCACTTGGACAGCCGTACCTGCCGCGTCTGGCGCGGCTGTTGCTCCCGCCGCGCCCCCCGTGCCCGCTGCGTCCGGGACGGGGCCCGGCACTTGGGCGTTGCTCGGTGACGACGACCTCGGTCTGCCCCAGGACGTACGGCGCTTCCCCGATCTGTCGGCATTTCGCACGGCGATCGGTTCCGGCGTCCCGGAACCGGATGTCGTCCTCGTGGCACTCGGTACGGACCCGTACGACGGGGGCGACGGGAGCGATGAAGCGGCGCGCGCCCGGGAGTTGACCTGTCGGGCCTTGGGCCTGCTCCAGGGCTGGCTCGCCGAGGAGCCGGGCGGCACGGCACGGCTCGTCGTGGTCACTCGTGGCGCCCTCGCCACCTCGGACCGGGAGCCGCCCGGCGACCCGTCCGCCGCCGCGCTCTGGGGTCTGGTGCGCTCGGCCCAGGCGGAGGACCCCGGCCGGTTCGTGCTCGCCGACCTCGACGGCCACCCTGCGTCCGTCGCCGCGCTCGCCGAAGCCCTGACCACCGATGAGCCCCAACTCGCCCTCCGCGAGGGCCGGATCATGGTGCCCCGTCTGGAACGCGCGGCCTTGAACCCGGCGAGCCCGGTGAGCCCGGAGGCGCCGACGGACGACGACACCGCCCCGGCGTGGGACCCCGGGGGCACGGTGCTTGTGACCGGAGCCTCCGGAACCCTGGGGCGTGCAGTGGTCCGGCATCTGGTCGACGCGCACGGTGTACGCCGGCTGCTGCTCGTGGGCCGGAGCGGCGGCGACACCGGCGAAGCCCGGCTCCTCTCCGCCGAACTGCTCGCGCACGGCGCCGAGGTGACGTGGGCGGCGTGCGACATCGGCGACCGTGAGGCGGTGGCCGGGCTGCTGAAGTCGGTGCCCGCCGATCACCCGCTCACCGCCGTGGTGCACGCGGCCGGGATCCTGGACGACGCATTGGTGCCCGCGCTGACGCCGGAGGCGGTCGACCGGGTCTTCGGGCCCAAGGTGGACGGCGCGTGCCACTTGGACGAGCTGACCCGGGGCGCGGACCCGGCCGCGTTCGTGGTCTTCTCCTCGGCCGCGGCCACTGTGGGCAGTGCCGGGCAGGCCAACTACGCGGCGGCCAACGCCTTCCTGGACGGCCTTGTACTGCGTCGGCGCCGTGCGGGGCTGCCCGCGCAGTCGCTGGCCTGGGGGCTGTGGGCGGAGAGCAGCGACATGACGGCCGCACTCGACCGGGCCCGGATGACGCGCGTCGGCGTCCAGGCCCTGTCGACCGAGGAGGGCCTGGCCCTCTTCGACACCGCCCTCACCGCGCGCGAGCCGCTGGTACTGCCCATGCGGCTCGACCTGTCCGCGCTTCGTACGCGAGAGGCGGCTCTGCCCTCGGTGCTGCGGGGTCTGGTGCGTGCTCCGGCGCGGCGCGGCGGCACCCATGGCACGGGCGCGGCGACCCTGCGGCGACGCCTGGCCGCCCTGCCTCCCGCCGAGCGCGGCCGTCAACTGCTCGACCTGGTCCACTCGGAGACCGCCGCGGTCCTCGGCTACCCGACCGCGGAGGCGGTCGGGCGGGACCGGGCGTTCAAGGACCTCGGCTTCGACTCGCTGACGGCCGTGGAACTCCGCAACCGGCTCACCGGCGCCACCGGCCTGCGGCTGCCTCCGACGCTCGTCTTCGACCACCCGACGCCCACGGCTCTTGCCGGGCACCTCTCCGCGGAACTGGCACCCCGGGACGCGGAAGCGGAAGCGGGGGCGGAGACTCGGCGCGACACGGAGCGCCGGGTGCGCGAGGCCCTGGCCGCCATCCCGCTGCCCCGACTGCGTGACGCGGGCCTGCTCGACACCCTGTTGGAGCTCGCGGGCGGGGCCGTAGGGCTGGTGCCACCACAGGACGCACAGGACGACGGGGTCGGCTCCGGGCCGGGGCCCGTCTCGATCGACGCGATGGACGCCGAGGCGCTGTTGGCGGTCGCGCTCAACAACGGCAGCCTGCACGGCGGCAGCGGCAGCGGCAGGGGCAGGGGCAGCGGCACCGGCATCGGGAGTGGCAGCAACGGCCACGACCAGCCCCACGACGTAAACCCGGACCCGGCCAACGGCCCGGACGACGAAGCGCACGCGACGCATGTGACGAACAGGCACGCGACGCAGACGACGGACGCGAAGACGGAGGACCACCATGCCCGCCGGTGAGGAGAGGTTCGTCGAGGCGTTGCGGGCCTCGCTGAAGGAGGTCGAATCGCTGCGCGCCCGTACGCGCGAACTGACGGCCGCGGCCCACGAACCGGTGGCGATCGTGGCGATGGGCTGCCGCTTCCCCGGAGGGGTGCGCTCCGCGGCGGACCTGTGGGAGCTGGTGGCCAACGGAACCGACGCCGTCTCGGCCTTCCCCACCGACCGGGGCTGGCGCACCGAGGCACTCTTCGACCCGGATCCCGACCGGCCCGGGCACACCTATGCCGTCGAAGGCGCCTTCCTCGACGACGCCGCCGAGTTCGACGCGGACCTGTTCGGGATCAGCCCGCGCGAGGCGGCGGCGATGGACCCCCAGCAGCGGCTCCTCCTGGAGACCGCGTGGGAGACCTTCGAACGTGCCGGGGTCGACCCCGGCGGCCTGAAGGGCCAGGCTGTCGGCGCCTTCGTCGGCTCGGTCCTCATGACCAGTGGCGGCGGGGGCGGAACCGGTGAGAGCGCCGAGGGGCACCACGTCACCGGGGGCGCCGCCAGTGTGCTGTCGGGCCGCCTGGCCTACACCTTCGGCCTCGAAGGTCCGGCGATGACCGTCGACACGGCGTGCTCGGCGTCGTTGACCGCGGTGCACCTCGCCGTGCAGTCACTCCGGCAGCGCGAGTGCGGCATGGCGCTCGCCGGTGGCGCCGCGGTGATGACAACTCCGGGAATCTTCGTGGAGTTCAGTCGTCAGCGGGGGCTTGCCGCGGATGGGCGGTGCAAGGCGTTCGCGGGGGCTGCGGATGGTACGGGGTGGGGTGAGGGTGTCGGGCTCGTGCTGTTGGAGCGGTTGTCGGATGCGCGGCGGAATGGGCATCCGGTACTGGCCGTGGTGCGGGGTTCGGCGGTGAATCAGGACGGGGCGTCGAATGGGTTGACGGCCCCTAATGGTCCTTCGCAGCAGCGGGTGATTCGGCAGGCGTTGGCGTCGGCGCGGTTGTCCGCGGATTTGATCGATGTGGTGGAGGCGCACGGGACGGGTACGACGCTTGGCGATCCCATCGAGGCGCAGGCATTGCTCGCTACGTACGGTCAAGAGCGTTCGGTGGAGCGGCCGTTGTGGCTGGGGTCGATCAAGTCGAACCTCGGCCACACCCAGGGCGCGGCGGGTATCGCCGGGCTGATCAAAATGGTCATGGCGATGCGGCATGGTGTGCTGCCGCCGACGCTGCATGTGGATGAGCCGACGCCGCATGTGGACTGGTCGTCGGGTGCGGTCCGGCTGCTGACCGAGGCGCGGGAGTGGCCGCACACCGGCCGTCCGCGCCGAGCCGGGGTGTCCTCCTTCGGCGTCAGCGGCACCAACGCCCACGTGATCCTGGAACAGGCGCCCCTGCGCGACGGCGAGTCGATCACCTCAGCCGACAACGCTGAGCCGGGTCCAGCCGGTTCGGGCACCCTGAGGGCCGCCGATCCGGATCCGGATCCGACCGGCGCGGACACCTCGCGGGAGACCGAGGATCCGGCCGCCACCGCTACGGATGCCCGGTTGACCTCTGTAGCGCCGACCCCCGCAGCGCTGCCGACGCCCGTACTGCCGACCCCCGTACCACTGGTGATCTCGGCGCGTGGCGAACGCGCACTCCGGGATCAGGCGGAGCGGCTGACCGACCACGTCCGCTCCCGGCCCGGCGCGCGTGTCGCTGATCTCGGCTGGTCCCTGGCCACCACGCGGGCGGCCCTCGACACACGCGCCGTGGTGTGGGCGCGCGACCGGGACGAGATGCTCGCGGGGTTGACGGCGCTGGCCGAGGAGCGCCCTCTTTCCGGTCTGGTGCAGGGCGCCACCGCCGAGGGCGGGCGGGCGTTCCTCTTCTCCGGGCAGGGGAGCCAGCGCGCGGGCATGGGGCGCGAACTGGCCGAGGCCTTCCCGGTGTTCGCCGAGGCGCTCGACGAGGTCGCGGGCCACCTGGACCCGTATCTCGACCGGCCGCTGCGGGATGTCCTGTACGCCACCGAGGGGACGCCGACGGCGGCGCTCCTGGAGCGGACCTCCTACACCCAGCCGGGGCTGTTCGCGTACGAGGTCGCGCTGTTCCGGCTGCTCGCGCACTGGGGGCTCACCCCAGACCTGCTGCTCGGCCACTCCGTCGGCGAAGTGGCGGCCGCGCATGTCTCGGGAGTCCTGTCCTTGCCGGACGCATGCGCGCTGGTCGCCGCGCGGGGCCGTCTCATGCAGGAGGTTCCCGGCGACGGTGCCATGGTCGCGGTGCAGGCCACGGAGGCGGAGATCCTGCCCGAAGTGGCCGCGGACGCCGAGCGGTTGGCCCTCGCCGCCGTCAACGGACCCGTATCGGTCGTGGTGTCGGGGGCCGAGCGCGCGGTGCTCGACCTCGCCGAGCGCTGGCGCGGCAAGGGGCGCAAGACGCGACGGCTTCGCGTCAGCCATGCCTTCCACTCTCCCCACATGGCCGGAATGCTCGAGGAGTTCGGCCGGGTCGTGAAGACGCTGGCCTTCCACCCGCCGGGCATTCCGATCGTCTCGGACGTCACCGGGGACATCGCCACCGAGGACGAGCTGTGCGCGCCGGAGTACTGGGTGCGCCACGCTCGGGAGACCGTGCGTTTCCGGGACGGGATGCGTCGGCTGGTCGCCGCGGGGATGCGTACGTATCTGGAGGTCGGGCCGTCCGGGACGCTGACGGCGATGGCACAGGACTGCCTCGCCGAGGCACCGCGGAACACCCGCGCGGTGCTGATCCCGGCGGGCCGGGCCGGACGCCCGGAGGCCGACTCGGTGCGCGCGGCGGTGGCCGAGGCCTTCGTCCACGGTGCACCGGTGGACTGGCCTCGCTTCTTCACCGACACCGGCGCCCGCAGGGTGGATCTGCCCACCTACCCCTTCCAGCGCCGCCGTTACCCATGGAGCACGGCGGGCTCCGACACCCCCGAGGTGACATCGGTCGGTCTCGTCGGCCTCGAACACCCGCTGCTCGGCGCCTCGTTGGACTTGGCGGACTCCCAGGGCCTCGTACTGACCGGAGTCCTGTCACGACGTACCGAGGCCTGGCTCGCGGACCACGTCATGCTCGGCGCCGTACTCGTACCCGGTACGGCCGTCGTCGAAATGGCGCTCCGCGCCGGGGCCGAGGCCGGCTGCCGCCGCCTGCTGGAGCTGACCCAGGAGGCACCGCTGGCACTGCCCGAACGCGGCGCCCTGCGACTCCAGGTACGCGTGGGACCCGCGGGGGACGACGGCCACCGTCCGGTGGGCGTGTACTCACAGGACGAGGACGCCCGGACCGGCACACCGGACGGACCCGCAGGGCCTGATGGAGCCCGAGGGTCCGATGGGGCCGGATGGTCTGATGGCGCCGGAGGGTCCGATGGACCGGAAACGGGATGGGTGTGCCACGCGCGTGGTGTGCTCGCCCCCGAGACGGTCGCCGCACCACCCGGTCCCGGTCAGGCGTGGCCGCCCGCCGACGCGGAGCCCGTATCGCTCGAAGGGTTCTACGAGCGGATGGCGAGGGAGGGCTTCGCGTACGGCCCGGCCTTCCGGGGGCTCACCCGGGCCTGGCGGCTCGGCGACGCGGTGTTCGCCGAGATCGTGCTGCCCGACGTGGCGCGCTCCGGTGCGCACGGATACGGCCTCCACCCGGCGCAGTTCGACGCCGCGTTGCACGCGGCACTCCTCACCGGGGAGGCCCCCGGGCAGATCGCCGACCAGGAGACGTCGACGGCGGGCGGGCAGGCGCAGCAGCAGGTACGGGTGCCGTTCGCGTGGCACGACGTGTTCTTCCACGGCGCGGGCGCGGGCACGCCGGTCCTGCGCGCGCGACTGGCCCCGGCCGGAACGGACGCCGTGTCGCTCACCCTGTGGGACGAACACGGCGCCCCGGTCGCCTCGGCGGGCTCGCTTGTCACCCGCCCCGTCTCCGTGCACCAACTGAAGGCCACCCGTACCCGCGACACCCTGTTCCACGTCGAGTGGGTGGAGCAGGCTCCCGTCCCTTCGGCGCCGGACACGAGTCGCCCCACCCTCGCCGTACTCGGCAACGGGCACGGCCGCGACAACGGCCACGGCCGCGACCACGGCCGCGACTTGGCAGACCGCCTCGCGGCCACCGCCCACACCGATCTCAGCGCGCTCGTATCGGCGATCGCCTCCGGTGCGCCCGCGCCGGACCTGGTGTACCTCCCGTGCCACAGCGACCCCGCCCCCTCCTTCGCCCCCGGCCGGGGCACGGACGCGGCTGTGGAAGCGGGCAGCGGAGCCGAACCCGGAGCCGGAAGGGGCGGGAGCCTGCTCCACCCACTCGACGAGGGAGCAGCGCGCGGCCCCGACGATCGGGCAGGCGCCGCCAAGTCCCTTGCCGGGTATGTGCTCGACGTGCTCCGGGCGTGGCTCGCGGAGTCCCGGCTGCACTCGGCTCGGCTGGTCGTGGTGACCCGTGGCGCGATGTCCGTCGTGGCCGACGAACGGGTCACCGATGTGGCGGCGGCCGCCGTCTGGGGGCTGGTCCGTGCGGCGCAGGCGGAGCATCCGGGGCGGTTCCTCCTCGTCGACGTGGACGGGGAGGCCGAATCGGCGGCCGCCCTGGCCGGGGTGACGGCGACGGCGACTGCGACGGAGGAACCCCAACTCGCGCTCCGTGCGGACCGGGTGTTCGTCCCCAGGCTGGCTCGCGGCACGCCGCCGGGAGCGCTTGTGCCTCCGGCAGGGGTCCGGGAGTGGCGGGTCGACCGGGGCGGCGACACCGTCGACGACCTGGTCCTCACCCCCTGCCCGGAAGCCGCCGCGCCGCTCGCGCCGGGAAAGGTCCGGGTCGCGGTGCGTGCCGCGGGCCTCAACTTCCGGGACGTCGTGATGGTCCTCGGCATGGTGCCCGACCGCCGGGCGCTGGGCGGCGAGATCGCGGGCGTCGTCACCGAGGTGGGACCGGAGGTCAGCGAACTCGCCCCCGGGGACCGGGTGTTCGGCCTCGCGGCGGGCTGCCTCGGCCCGGTGGCCGTCGTCGACCACCGCCTGATCGCGCGGATTCCGCAGGGCTGGTCGTACGCGCAGGCCGCCTCCGTCCCCGTCACGTTCCTCACCGCCTACGAGGGCCTGGTGGACCTGGCCGACGTACGGCCCGGAGAGTCGGTGCTCGTACACGCGGCGGCGGGCGGTGTGGGGATGGCCGCCGTGCAGTTGGCGCGGCATCTCGGTGCCGAGGTGTACGCGACGGCCAGTCCCGGCAAGTGGGACGCGGTGCGCGCCCTCGGCATCGACGACGCGCATCTCGCCTCTTCCCGTACCGCGGAGTTCGAGGAGCGGTTCACCGCGCTGAGTGGTGGCGGCAGCGGCCCGCGCGGCGGTCGAATCGACGTGGTGCTGAACTCGCTGGTGCGGGAGTTGACGGACGCCTCGCTGCGTCTGGTGCGGCCGGGCGGCCGGTTCGTCGAGATGGGCAAGACCGATGTCCGTGACGCCGACGAGGTCGCGGCCCGACACGGCGTCGCCTACCGCGCGTTCGACCTGATGGATGCCGGGCCGGAGCGTATCGCCGTGATGCTGGCGGAGATCGTCGAGCTGTTCGAGCGAGGGCGGCTGCGGCCGGTCCCGGTGACGGCGTGGGACGTGCGGCAGGCACCCGCCGCGTTCCGGTTCCTGGCCCAGGCCCGGCATGTGGGCAAGGTCGTCCTGACGATGCCTCCCGAGTGGGACCCCGCCGGGACGGCCCTGATCACCGGTGGTTGCGGCGGGCTCGGCGCGGAGGTGGCCCGCCATCTGGTGCGTACCCGCCGAGTGGCGCACCTTGTACTCGCCGGGCGCCGTGGCCCGGACGCGGAGGGCGCGGCGGAACTCGTCGCCGAGCTCACCGCGGCGGGTGCGACGACCGTACGGGCCGTGGCCTGCGACGTGGCCGACCGGGCAGCGGTGGCGGACCTGTTGGCGTCGGTTCCGGCCGCACATCCGCTGACGGCCGTGGTGCACGCGGCGGGAGTACTCGACGACGGCGTTCTGGAATCGATGTCGCCCGGCCGACTCGACACGGTCTTCGGGCCCAAGGCCGACGGCGCCTGGCACCTGCATGAACTGACCCGGGACGCGGACCTGGCCGCGTTCGTCGTCTTCTCCTCCGCCGCGGGCACCGTCGGCGCCCACGGCCAGGCGAACTACGCCGCCGCCAACGCCTTCCTCGACGCGCTGGCCGAACACCGTCACGACCTCGGCCTCCCCGCCACGTCCCTGGCCTGGGGCCGATGGTCCGACGCCGGGGGAATGGCGTCGCGGCCGGGCGTTCCGGGACAGTCAACGCGGCCCGTACCGCCGGGAGTTGCCGGGCGGACTGAGCGGCACGGGCTGCCCTCGCTGCCCGCACCGCCCGGACCGGCAGCGCGGTCGGCGTCCACGGGCCGGGACCGGGCAGGGCACACACATGCCGGTGGTCTGTCCACCGAGGAGGGTCTCGCCCTCTTCGACGAGGCGCTCGCCGCAGGCCGGCCCGTATGGGTGCCGGCCCGCCTCGACCGGAAGGAACTGCGTGCCGCGGCCGAGGACGGCACGCTGCCCGCGCTGCTGCGCGGCCTGGCCCAGGTCGGCGAGACGGCGGCGGTGCCGGGCCGGGCGGCCGCGCTCCTGGAACGCCTGGCGACCCTTGCGCCCGAGGACCGCGGGGCGGCCGTGCTGGAGTTGGTGCGCGGTCAGGTCGCGCTGGTACTCGGCCACACCGCGCCCGGGAACGTGGCACCCCAACGCCCCTTCCAGGAGCTCGGGTTCGACTCCCTCACCGCCGTGGAACTGCGCAACCGGCTGGGCGCCGCGACCGGACTGACCCTGCCCACCACGCTGGTGTTCGACCACCCGACCCCCGCCGCACTCACCGAGTACGTCGAAGCCGAGCTGATGTCGCGGCTGGGCTCACCGGCCGATGCGGTTCTCAACCGGCTCGACGACTGGGCCGCCCACCTGGCGGCGACCCCACTGGACGACGGAGACCGGCAGCGGGTGGCGGACCGGCTGCGCACGATCGCCCTGCGGTACGGCGAGCGCGTACCCGCACAGGACAGAACGGGAGACGCACAGGACGGAACGGGAGGCGCACAGGACGACGGGACGACCGTCGCGGACGGGCTCGACCTGGCGACCGACGAGGAAGTCATCGACTTCATCAGCAAGGAGCTGGGCATCTCCTGACTTCGGTCCGGGGCCCGCGAGCGAGGGGACAACGATGACGTCTCGACGAGGTGGTTGCGCATGGTGACGGACGATCAGATCCGGTACTACCTGAAAAAGGTGACCGCCGATCTGCACGAGACCCGGGGGCGACTGCGGGAGTTGGAGGAGGCGGCCGCGGAACCGGTCGCGGTGGTGGCGATGGGCTGCCGCTTCCCGGGGGACGTCCGGTCGCCGGAGGATCTGTGGGAGCTGGTCGTCTCCGGGCGGGACGCGATCGCGCCGTTCCCCGAGGACCGCGGCTGGGACGTCGACGGCCTCTACGACGCCGATCCGGACAAGCCCGGAAAGACCTACGCACGCGAGGGCGGCTTCCTGGCCGACGTCGCCTCGTTCGACGCGGGCCTGTTCGGGATCGGCCCGCGCGAGGCACTGACCCTCGACCCGCAACAGCGTCTGCTCCTCGAGGTGACCTGGGAGACCTTCGAACGCGCGGGCCTCACGCCGTCCTCGCTGCGCGGCAGCCGCACCGGTGTCTTCGTGGGCACCAGCAGCCAGGAGTACGCGATTC
This is a stretch of genomic DNA from Streptomyces sp. NA04227. It encodes these proteins:
- a CDS encoding type I polyketide synthase — its product is MPAGEERFVEALRASLKEVESLRARTRELTAAAHEPVAIVAMGCRFPGGVRSAADLWELVANGTDAVSAFPTDRGWRTEALFDPDPDRPGHTYAVEGAFLDDAAEFDADLFGISPREAAAMDPQQRLLLETAWETFERAGVDPGGLKGQAVGAFVGSVLMTSGGGGGTGESAEGHHVTGGAASVLSGRLAYTFGLEGPAMTVDTACSASLTAVHLAVQSLRQRECGMALAGGAAVMTTPGIFVEFSRQRGLAADGRCKAFAGAADGTGWGEGVGLVLLERLSDARRNGHPVLAVVRGSAVNQDGASNGLTAPNGPSQQRVIRQALASARLSADLIDVVEAHGTGTTLGDPIEAQALLATYGQERSVERPLWLGSIKSNLGHTQGAAGIAGLIKMVMAMRHGVLPPTLHVDEPTPHVDWSSGAVRLLTEAREWPHTGRPRRAGVSSFGVSGTNAHVILEQAPLRDGESITSADNAEPGPAGSGTLRAADPDPDPTGADTSRETEDPAATATDARLTSVAPTPAALPTPVLPTPVPLVISARGERALRDQAERLTDHVRSRPGARVADLGWSLATTRAALDTRAVVWARDRDEMLAGLTALAEERPLSGLVQGATAEGGRAFLFSGQGSQRAGMGRELAEAFPVFAEALDEVAGHLDPYLDRPLRDVLYATEGTPTAALLERTSYTQPGLFAYEVALFRLLAHWGLTPDLLLGHSVGEVAAAHVSGVLSLPDACALVAARGRLMQEVPGDGAMVAVQATEAEILPEVAADAERLALAAVNGPVSVVVSGAERAVLDLAERWRGKGRKTRRLRVSHAFHSPHMAGMLEEFGRVVKTLAFHPPGIPIVSDVTGDIATEDELCAPEYWVRHARETVRFRDGMRRLVAAGMRTYLEVGPSGTLTAMAQDCLAEAPRNTRAVLIPAGRAGRPEADSVRAAVAEAFVHGAPVDWPRFFTDTGARRVDLPTYPFQRRRYPWSTAGSDTPEVTSVGLVGLEHPLLGASLDLADSQGLVLTGVLSRRTEAWLADHVMLGAVLVPGTAVVEMALRAGAEAGCRRLLELTQEAPLALPERGALRLQVRVGPAGDDGHRPVGVYSQDEDARTGTPDGPAGPDGARGSDGAGWSDGAGGSDGPETGWVCHARGVLAPETVAAPPGPGQAWPPADAEPVSLEGFYERMAREGFAYGPAFRGLTRAWRLGDAVFAEIVLPDVARSGAHGYGLHPAQFDAALHAALLTGEAPGQIADQETSTAGGQAQQQVRVPFAWHDVFFHGAGAGTPVLRARLAPAGTDAVSLTLWDEHGAPVASAGSLVTRPVSVHQLKATRTRDTLFHVEWVEQAPVPSAPDTSRPTLAVLGNGHGRDNGHGRDHGRDLADRLAATAHTDLSALVSAIASGAPAPDLVYLPCHSDPAPSFAPGRGTDAAVEAGSGAEPGAGRGGSLLHPLDEGAARGPDDRAGAAKSLAGYVLDVLRAWLAESRLHSARLVVVTRGAMSVVADERVTDVAAAAVWGLVRAAQAEHPGRFLLVDVDGEAESAAALAGVTATATATEEPQLALRADRVFVPRLARGTPPGALVPPAGVREWRVDRGGDTVDDLVLTPCPEAAAPLAPGKVRVAVRAAGLNFRDVVMVLGMVPDRRALGGEIAGVVTEVGPEVSELAPGDRVFGLAAGCLGPVAVVDHRLIARIPQGWSYAQAASVPVTFLTAYEGLVDLADVRPGESVLVHAAAGGVGMAAVQLARHLGAEVYATASPGKWDAVRALGIDDAHLASSRTAEFEERFTALSGGGSGPRGGRIDVVLNSLVRELTDASLRLVRPGGRFVEMGKTDVRDADEVAARHGVAYRAFDLMDAGPERIAVMLAEIVELFERGRLRPVPVTAWDVRQAPAAFRFLAQARHVGKVVLTMPPEWDPAGTALITGGCGGLGAEVARHLVRTRRVAHLVLAGRRGPDAEGAAELVAELTAAGATTVRAVACDVADRAAVADLLASVPAAHPLTAVVHAAGVLDDGVLESMSPGRLDTVFGPKADGAWHLHELTRDADLAAFVVFSSAAGTVGAHGQANYAAANAFLDALAEHRHDLGLPATSLAWGRWSDAGGMASRPGVPGQSTRPVPPGVAGRTERHGLPSLPAPPGPAARSASTGRDRAGHTHAGGLSTEEGLALFDEALAAGRPVWVPARLDRKELRAAAEDGTLPALLRGLAQVGETAAVPGRAAALLERLATLAPEDRGAAVLELVRGQVALVLGHTAPGNVAPQRPFQELGFDSLTAVELRNRLGAATGLTLPTTLVFDHPTPAALTEYVEAELMSRLGSPADAVLNRLDDWAAHLAATPLDDGDRQRVADRLRTIALRYGERVPAQDRTGDAQDGTGGAQDDGTTVADGLDLATDEEVIDFISKELGIS